The Amycolatopsis viridis genome window below encodes:
- a CDS encoding DUF3830 family protein — translation MARYITISLDKRGVSCRAVLLDAEAPRTCQAVWDALPQSGSAYHAKYARNEVYTLVPPFADPKPGRENPTITPIPGDVVYFGFEAWEIGNPAYGYEESSEAHSDQGATDLAIFYGRNNLLINGDAGWVPGNVFATIVEGLPEMAAAAQDLWLRGVEGETLSFARAE, via the coding sequence TTGGCCCGCTACATCACCATCTCGCTCGACAAGCGCGGCGTGTCCTGCCGTGCCGTGCTGCTGGACGCGGAGGCTCCGCGGACCTGTCAGGCGGTGTGGGACGCGTTGCCGCAGAGCGGTTCGGCCTACCACGCGAAGTACGCCCGCAACGAGGTCTACACGCTGGTGCCGCCGTTCGCCGACCCGAAACCGGGACGGGAGAACCCGACCATCACGCCGATCCCGGGCGACGTCGTCTATTTCGGGTTCGAGGCGTGGGAGATCGGCAACCCGGCATACGGGTACGAGGAGAGCAGCGAGGCGCACAGCGACCAGGGCGCGACCGATCTCGCCATCTTCTACGGCCGGAACAACCTGCTGATCAACGGCGACGCCGGCTGGGTTCCGGGCAACGTGTTCGCCACGATCGTGGAAGGCCTGCCGGAAATGGCGGCGGCCGCGCAGGACCTGTGGCTACGCGGCGTGGAGGGCGAAACCCTCTCCTTCGCTCGCGCGGAGTGA
- a CDS encoding aspartate aminotransferase family protein, with product MAQLSPLLKQATPVVVEHGEGAYLYDTDGNRHLDFTAGIGVTSTGHCHPKVVKAAQEQVGKLIHGQYTTVMHQPLLKLTERLGDVLPSGLDSLFFANSGSEAVEAALRLSRQATGRPNVIVFQGGFHGRTVAAATMTTSGTRFSAGISPLMGGVHVAPFPYAYHYGWDEQTATKFALRELDYLFQTISAPNETAAFFIEPMLGEGGYVPANSEFMAGLRERADRHGILLVIDEIQTGFGRTGRFWGHDHFGVRPDVVLIAKGLASGFPLSGIAASKELMSKAFPGSQGGTYGGNAVSCAAALATLDVIEEENLVENAAARGEQLLEGARLIGDKTPEIGEVRGLGLLVGSEFTKADGTPDTATAAAAQQEAARRGLLLLTCGAYSNVVRMIPPLVVTAEQIDDALAIWAETVATVTGSK from the coding sequence ATGGCCCAGCTCTCCCCCCTGCTCAAGCAGGCCACTCCGGTCGTCGTCGAGCACGGCGAAGGCGCCTACCTCTACGACACCGACGGCAACCGCCACCTCGACTTCACCGCCGGGATCGGCGTGACCAGCACCGGCCACTGCCACCCGAAGGTGGTCAAGGCGGCACAGGAGCAGGTCGGCAAGCTGATCCACGGCCAGTACACCACCGTGATGCACCAGCCGCTGCTGAAGCTGACCGAGCGGCTCGGCGACGTGCTGCCGTCCGGTTTGGACTCGTTGTTCTTCGCCAACTCCGGCAGCGAGGCCGTCGAGGCGGCGCTGCGGCTGTCCCGGCAGGCGACCGGGCGCCCGAACGTGATCGTCTTCCAGGGCGGGTTCCACGGCCGCACGGTCGCCGCGGCCACCATGACCACCTCCGGCACCCGGTTCAGCGCGGGCATCTCGCCGCTCATGGGCGGCGTGCACGTGGCCCCCTTCCCCTACGCCTACCACTACGGCTGGGACGAGCAGACCGCGACGAAGTTCGCGCTGCGCGAGCTGGACTACCTCTTCCAGACGATCAGCGCCCCGAACGAGACGGCCGCGTTCTTCATCGAGCCGATGCTCGGCGAGGGCGGCTACGTGCCGGCCAACTCCGAGTTCATGGCCGGGCTGCGCGAGCGCGCCGACCGGCACGGCATCCTGCTGGTGATCGACGAGATCCAGACCGGGTTCGGGCGCACCGGCCGGTTCTGGGGCCATGACCACTTCGGCGTGCGCCCGGACGTGGTGCTGATCGCGAAGGGCCTGGCGAGCGGGTTCCCGCTGTCCGGCATCGCGGCGTCGAAGGAGCTGATGAGCAAGGCGTTCCCCGGTTCCCAGGGCGGCACCTACGGCGGCAACGCGGTGTCGTGCGCGGCGGCGCTGGCCACCCTCGACGTGATCGAGGAGGAGAACCTGGTCGAGAACGCGGCGGCGCGCGGCGAGCAGCTGCTCGAGGGTGCGCGGCTGATCGGCGACAAGACGCCGGAGATCGGCGAGGTGCGCGGGCTGGGCCTGCTGGTCGGGTCGGAGTTCACCAAGGCGGACGGCACGCCGGACACCGCGACGGCCGCGGCCGCGCAGCAGGAGGCGGCGCGGCGCGGGCTGCTGCTGCTCACCTGTGGTGCCTACTCCAACGTCGTGCGGATGATCCCGCCGCTCGTGGTCACCGCCGAGCAGATCGACGACGCGCTCGCGATCTGGGCCGAGACCGTCGCGACCGTCACCGGTTCCAAGTAG
- a CDS encoding NAD-dependent succinate-semialdehyde dehydrogenase: MGELTETGVVEAVGKELFIGGKWVPSSTGRTFAVEDPATGQVLCEVADASPEDGKAALDAAVAAQADWARTAPRERSEILRRAYELLNARVDELALLMTLEMGKPLAEAKGEVAYAAEFFRWFSEEAVRIDGGYQVAPNGAGRFLVTKQPVGPCLLITPWNFPMAMGGRKIGPAIAAGCTMVIKPAEQTPLSMLALAAILTEAGLPAGVLNVVTTSNPGGVMEPMIKDGRARKLSFTGSTAVGRKLLEQCADKVLRTSMELGGNAPFLVFDDADLDAAVEGAMQAKMRNIGEACTAANRFYVQRGVAGEFARRLTERMSALPLGRGTEPGVVVGPLIDRDAVAKVTELVTDAAQRGAKVLTGGATVDGPGNFYQATVLTDVPRDARMASEEIFGPVAPISVFDDEDEAVAAANDTEYGLVSYVYTNDLKRALRVSEALEAGMIGLNQGIVSNPAAPFGGVKQSGLGREGGTVGIDEFLETKYIAVSL; the protein is encoded by the coding sequence ATGGGCGAGCTGACCGAAACGGGTGTCGTGGAGGCCGTCGGCAAGGAGCTGTTCATCGGCGGGAAGTGGGTCCCGTCGAGCACCGGCCGGACCTTCGCGGTCGAGGACCCCGCCACCGGCCAGGTGCTCTGCGAGGTGGCCGACGCCTCGCCGGAGGACGGCAAGGCCGCCCTCGACGCCGCGGTCGCCGCCCAGGCCGACTGGGCCAGGACGGCGCCGCGCGAGCGCAGCGAGATCCTGCGCCGCGCCTACGAACTGCTCAACGCGCGCGTCGACGAGCTGGCGCTGCTGATGACCCTGGAGATGGGCAAGCCGCTCGCCGAGGCGAAGGGCGAGGTCGCCTACGCCGCCGAGTTCTTCCGCTGGTTCTCCGAGGAGGCCGTGCGCATCGACGGCGGCTACCAGGTCGCGCCCAACGGGGCGGGCCGGTTCCTCGTCACCAAGCAGCCGGTCGGGCCGTGCCTGCTGATCACGCCGTGGAACTTCCCGATGGCCATGGGTGGCCGCAAGATCGGCCCGGCCATCGCCGCCGGCTGCACCATGGTGATCAAGCCCGCCGAGCAGACCCCGCTGTCGATGCTCGCGCTGGCCGCGATCCTGACCGAGGCGGGGCTGCCCGCGGGTGTCCTCAACGTCGTCACCACCAGCAACCCCGGTGGCGTGATGGAGCCGATGATCAAGGACGGCCGCGCGCGCAAGCTGTCGTTCACCGGTTCCACCGCGGTGGGCCGCAAGCTGCTCGAACAGTGCGCCGACAAGGTGCTGCGCACGTCCATGGAGCTGGGCGGCAACGCACCGTTCCTGGTCTTCGACGACGCCGACCTGGACGCGGCCGTCGAGGGCGCGATGCAGGCCAAGATGCGCAACATCGGCGAGGCGTGCACCGCGGCCAACCGGTTCTACGTGCAGCGCGGGGTGGCCGGGGAGTTCGCGCGCCGGCTCACCGAGCGGATGTCCGCGCTGCCGCTGGGCCGCGGCACCGAGCCGGGCGTGGTGGTCGGCCCGCTGATCGACCGGGACGCGGTCGCCAAGGTGACCGAGCTGGTGACCGACGCCGCGCAGCGCGGCGCCAAGGTGCTCACCGGCGGGGCCACTGTGGACGGACCGGGCAACTTCTACCAGGCGACCGTGCTGACCGACGTGCCGCGGGACGCCCGCATGGCGAGCGAGGAGATCTTCGGGCCGGTCGCGCCGATCAGCGTGTTCGACGACGAGGACGAGGCGGTCGCGGCCGCCAACGACACCGAGTACGGCCTGGTCAGCTACGTCTACACCAACGACCTCAAGCGCGCGCTGCGCGTGTCCGAGGCGCTCGAGGCCGGCATGATCGGGCTCAACCAGGGCATCGTGTCCAACCCGGCAGCGCCGTTCGGCGGTGTCAAGCAGTCCGGGCTCGGCCGCGAGGGCGGCACCGTCGGCATCGACGAGTTCCTCGAGACCAAGTACATCGCGGTGAGCCTGTGA
- a CDS encoding tartrate dehydrogenase, with amino-acid sequence MSTYRIASIPGDGIGVDVTAEARRVLDRAGELHGFRLEWTEFDWSCECYLATGSMMPDDGIEQLRPFDGILLGAVGFPGVPDHVSLWGLLIPIRRAFAQYVNLRPVRLLPGTRSVLAGREADELEMVIVRENTEGEYSQIGGRHNSGQPGEFAVQQSIFTRTGVERIIRFAFELARTRTGRVTSATKSNGIIHTMPFWDEVFAEVAAEYPDVHSEQTHIDALAARMVQHPDRLDVVVGSNLFGDILSDLAAAVTGGLGMAPSGNVNPPGEFPSMFEAVHGSAPDIAGQGIANPVAQILAGAMMLDHLGETAAAAAVRTAVERALSAGEVATPDLGGKSTTTELGAAVASAIT; translated from the coding sequence GTGAGCACCTACCGGATCGCGAGCATCCCCGGGGACGGCATCGGGGTCGACGTCACCGCCGAGGCGCGCCGGGTCCTGGACCGGGCGGGCGAGCTGCACGGGTTCCGTCTGGAGTGGACGGAGTTCGACTGGAGCTGCGAGTGCTACCTGGCTACCGGCAGCATGATGCCCGACGACGGGATCGAGCAGCTGCGGCCGTTCGACGGGATCCTGCTCGGCGCGGTCGGGTTCCCCGGCGTGCCGGACCACGTGTCCCTGTGGGGGCTGCTGATCCCCATCCGGCGCGCGTTCGCCCAGTACGTGAACCTGCGGCCGGTGCGGTTGCTGCCCGGCACGCGGTCGGTGCTCGCCGGCCGGGAGGCCGACGAGCTGGAGATGGTGATCGTCCGGGAGAACACCGAGGGCGAGTACTCGCAGATCGGCGGGCGGCACAACTCCGGCCAGCCGGGCGAGTTCGCGGTGCAGCAGTCGATCTTCACGCGGACCGGGGTCGAGCGGATCATCCGGTTCGCGTTCGAGCTCGCCCGGACCCGCACCGGGCGCGTCACATCGGCGACGAAGTCCAACGGGATCATCCACACGATGCCGTTCTGGGACGAGGTGTTCGCCGAGGTCGCCGCCGAGTACCCGGACGTCCACAGTGAACAGACGCACATCGACGCGCTGGCCGCCCGCATGGTGCAGCACCCCGACCGCCTGGACGTCGTGGTCGGCTCGAACCTGTTCGGCGACATCCTCAGCGACCTGGCGGCCGCCGTGACCGGCGGGCTGGGTATGGCGCCGTCCGGCAACGTCAACCCGCCGGGCGAGTTCCCGTCCATGTTCGAGGCGGTGCACGGCAGCGCGCCGGACATCGCCGGCCAGGGCATCGCCAACCCGGTGGCGCAGATCCTCGCGGGCGCGATGATGCTCGACCACCTGGGTGAGACGGCCGCGGCCGCCGCGGTGCGCACCGCGGTCGAGCGGGCGCTGTCGGCCGGCGAGGTGGCGACCCCGGACCTGGGCGGGAAGTCGACGACCACCGAGCTGGGTGCCGCCGTCGCCAGCGCCATCACCTGA
- a CDS encoding HAD-IC family P-type ATPase, with product MELLGVRVPGPASVVKGLAGAVLSPLGRSRRRIWSCPGRLHIEAHGVHGPGGEAVAQRIEQALQQHPGVAWARVNAPSSRVIVGVSDPAPDSDELIRLVEEAESAPADLGEQLAEDELHHPADGPRGTRLLPTLAADTLGLGLSLITRLAPWAPIPTEIAALPNVVDLHPRLREIAAARAGSREKADSATSAFGAFAQGLASGGEGTVVDILQRAEQWREARAHERQWCQAESRLIHGPDDAAAGPVVVERPRELPEGPVEQYEERILNLGAAAAAVSLPFARPRRAIGIGLATLPKAAEAGRTAFGARLGRVLATQGVLVMDRSVLRHLDAIDTLVLDEEAFDTGHMILGDLVPLGAAGSSEVVERAWQLFDAHTPEKVHSDGGWRLGPLDELGVDEGAHEREQLEKRGAAAVLGLVHEQKLTAVIGLGRQVPPGVAAVIAAARRSGIEVISANGGHAAFEADRLMPGGERLVPTVRELQGEGRVVMLVSDDRRALGAADCGIGTQRPGDPPPWGAHLLIGAEIGVAALVVDAIAAAREVNRDSIWLSQGASGVGAVAALQPGRRSPANRAMRAVNLGAAVALTNAHRRAKRLAERDLSLAGDAAPWHLMPVDVVLDRLGTDPDGLSEDDAAKRARARGTGSGGRTGLMQAFINELSNPLTPVLIGGAALSASVGSPVDAALVAGITGVSALVGSIQQVHTEKQLAELLSRSAITTTVVRGGRESVVSADDLVPGDIIRLTSGDVVPADCRLLDGDGVEADESSLTGESLPVTKDPAPVIAADVAERASMLYEGTTIAAGVATGIVVATGVDTEAGRSMAMARENAPITGVETRLAELTSKSMPLAIGSAVAVAGAGLLRRVPLRQSLSAAVNLAVASVPEGLPFLVSAAQLAAARRLAEHNALVRNPRSIEALGRVDVLCFDKTGTLTEGTLTVHEVDDGRKRRTVEELDPDTRSALLTALRATPHAEDPSELPHATDRAIVEGAQGVSLDTGGWELVDAVPFEPSRGYHASLMRRGDELVLSVKGAPESVLPRCALDEGQRKKLTGRMKKLTKTGQRVLAVAESAVDSTDLDEDAVRGLRFTGFVAIADPVRGSAAAAAADLRAAGVQIVMITGDHPDTGEAIAGKVSENGADLHVVTGAELDAMDDEQLASTLETVDVVARCSPAQKVRIIKAYQKHGHTVAMTGDGANDAPAIRLADVGIALGGHGAPAARAAADLVVTDDRLETIIAALVEGRAMWASVREALAILLGGNLGEIGFSVLGATLTGRSPLGARQFLLVNLLTDLAPALAIALRRPEDGADLLREGPESSLGKRLQKDIGVRAGVTTLGATSAWMLARFTGRSRRASTVALAGLVGTQLGQTLLTGGLNPSVVATSLGSVAVLAAVIQTPGVSQFFGCTPLGPVGWGMALGSAGAATAVGALLGPRIAE from the coding sequence ATGGAGTTGCTGGGTGTCCGGGTGCCCGGTCCGGCGTCGGTGGTCAAGGGGCTGGCCGGGGCGGTGCTGTCACCGCTGGGCAGGTCCCGCCGCCGGATCTGGTCTTGCCCCGGGCGGCTGCACATCGAGGCGCACGGCGTCCACGGCCCGGGCGGTGAAGCGGTTGCGCAGCGGATCGAACAGGCCCTCCAGCAGCACCCGGGTGTCGCGTGGGCGCGGGTGAACGCGCCCTCCTCCCGCGTGATCGTCGGCGTGTCCGATCCCGCGCCGGACAGCGACGAGCTGATCCGGCTCGTCGAGGAGGCCGAGAGCGCCCCGGCCGATCTCGGCGAGCAGCTCGCCGAGGACGAACTGCACCACCCGGCCGACGGCCCGCGCGGCACCCGCCTGCTGCCGACGCTGGCCGCGGACACCTTGGGGCTCGGTCTGTCGCTGATCACCCGGCTCGCGCCCTGGGCGCCGATCCCGACCGAGATCGCCGCGCTGCCCAACGTGGTCGACCTGCACCCGCGACTGCGGGAGATCGCCGCCGCCCGGGCAGGCAGCCGGGAGAAGGCGGACTCCGCGACCTCGGCGTTCGGCGCGTTCGCGCAGGGTCTGGCCTCCGGTGGCGAGGGCACGGTCGTCGACATCCTCCAGCGCGCCGAGCAGTGGCGCGAGGCGCGCGCACACGAACGGCAGTGGTGCCAGGCCGAGAGCCGGCTGATCCACGGTCCGGACGACGCGGCCGCCGGACCGGTCGTCGTCGAGCGCCCGCGGGAGCTGCCGGAGGGACCGGTCGAACAGTACGAGGAACGCATTCTCAACCTGGGTGCCGCCGCGGCCGCGGTGTCGCTGCCGTTCGCGCGCCCGCGCCGGGCGATCGGGATCGGGCTGGCCACGCTGCCGAAGGCCGCCGAGGCCGGGCGCACCGCGTTCGGCGCGCGCCTGGGCCGGGTCCTGGCCACGCAAGGCGTGCTGGTCATGGACCGGTCGGTGCTGCGTCACCTGGACGCGATCGACACGCTGGTCCTCGACGAGGAGGCGTTCGACACCGGGCACATGATCCTCGGCGATCTCGTTCCGCTCGGCGCTGCCGGTTCCTCCGAAGTGGTCGAGCGCGCGTGGCAGCTGTTCGACGCGCACACCCCGGAGAAGGTCCACTCCGACGGCGGCTGGCGGCTCGGCCCGCTGGACGAACTCGGGGTCGACGAGGGCGCGCACGAACGCGAGCAGCTGGAGAAGCGGGGTGCCGCCGCCGTCCTCGGGTTGGTGCACGAGCAGAAGCTCACCGCCGTCATCGGGCTCGGCAGGCAGGTGCCGCCGGGTGTGGCTGCGGTCATCGCCGCCGCCCGCCGCTCCGGCATCGAGGTGATCAGCGCGAACGGCGGGCACGCCGCGTTCGAGGCCGACCGGCTGATGCCCGGCGGCGAGCGGCTCGTGCCGACCGTCCGCGAGCTGCAAGGTGAGGGCCGCGTCGTGATGCTGGTGTCGGACGACCGGCGCGCGCTCGGTGCCGCCGACTGCGGCATCGGCACCCAGCGGCCGGGCGACCCGCCGCCGTGGGGTGCGCACCTGCTGATCGGCGCGGAGATCGGGGTGGCTGCGCTGGTCGTGGACGCGATCGCCGCCGCCCGGGAGGTCAACCGGGACAGCATCTGGTTGTCGCAGGGCGCTTCCGGTGTCGGTGCGGTCGCCGCGTTGCAGCCCGGCCGCCGCAGCCCGGCCAACCGCGCGATGCGGGCGGTGAACCTGGGCGCAGCCGTGGCCCTGACCAACGCGCACCGCCGCGCGAAGCGGCTCGCGGAGCGGGATCTGAGTCTGGCCGGGGACGCCGCGCCCTGGCACCTGATGCCGGTGGACGTCGTCCTCGACCGGCTCGGCACCGACCCGGACGGGTTGAGCGAGGACGACGCCGCCAAGCGTGCCCGGGCGCGCGGCACCGGCAGCGGTGGCCGCACCGGCTTGATGCAGGCGTTCATCAACGAGCTGTCCAACCCGCTCACCCCGGTCCTGATCGGCGGCGCGGCGCTGTCCGCGTCGGTCGGCTCGCCCGTGGACGCCGCGCTGGTCGCCGGGATCACCGGGGTGTCCGCGCTGGTCGGCAGCATCCAGCAGGTGCACACCGAGAAGCAGCTCGCCGAGCTGCTGAGCCGGTCGGCCATCACCACCACCGTCGTGCGTGGCGGCCGGGAAAGCGTGGTCAGCGCCGACGACCTCGTGCCGGGCGACATCATCCGGCTCACCTCGGGCGACGTGGTTCCCGCCGACTGCCGGCTGCTCGACGGCGACGGGGTGGAGGCCGACGAGTCCTCGCTGACCGGCGAGTCGCTCCCGGTCACCAAGGACCCGGCTCCGGTGATCGCCGCGGACGTCGCCGAGCGCGCATCCATGCTCTACGAGGGCACGACGATCGCCGCCGGTGTGGCCACCGGGATCGTGGTCGCCACCGGAGTGGACACCGAGGCGGGCCGCAGCATGGCGATGGCCCGGGAGAACGCGCCGATCACCGGGGTCGAGACGCGGCTCGCGGAGCTGACGTCGAAGTCGATGCCGCTCGCGATCGGCTCGGCCGTCGCGGTCGCCGGTGCCGGACTGCTGCGCCGGGTACCGCTGCGGCAGAGCCTGTCCGCGGCGGTGAACCTGGCGGTCGCGTCGGTGCCGGAAGGACTGCCGTTCCTGGTCAGCGCCGCACAGCTGGCCGCGGCACGCCGGCTGGCCGAGCACAACGCCCTGGTCCGCAACCCGCGCAGCATTGAGGCGCTGGGCCGGGTGGACGTGCTGTGCTTCGACAAGACGGGCACGCTCACCGAGGGCACGCTGACCGTGCACGAGGTCGACGACGGTCGCAAACGCCGCACTGTCGAGGAGCTCGATCCGGACACCCGGTCGGCGTTGCTGACCGCGTTGCGGGCGACACCGCACGCCGAGGACCCGTCCGAGCTGCCGCATGCGACGGACCGGGCGATCGTGGAAGGGGCGCAAGGGGTTTCCCTGGACACCGGCGGGTGGGAGCTGGTCGACGCGGTGCCGTTCGAGCCGTCGCGCGGTTACCACGCCTCGCTGATGCGCCGCGGGGACGAGCTGGTGCTGAGCGTCAAGGGCGCGCCGGAGTCGGTGCTGCCGCGCTGCGCTCTCGACGAGGGGCAGCGCAAGAAGCTGACCGGCCGGATGAAGAAGCTCACCAAGACGGGACAGCGGGTGCTCGCCGTTGCCGAGTCCGCAGTGGACAGCACCGACCTCGACGAGGACGCAGTGCGGGGCCTGCGGTTCACCGGCTTCGTGGCGATCGCCGATCCGGTGCGGGGGAGCGCGGCGGCCGCCGCGGCGGACCTGCGGGCGGCCGGCGTGCAGATCGTGATGATCACCGGTGACCACCCGGACACCGGTGAGGCGATCGCGGGCAAGGTCAGCGAGAACGGCGCCGACCTGCACGTGGTGACCGGTGCGGAGCTGGACGCGATGGACGACGAGCAGCTGGCGTCCACTTTGGAGACCGTGGACGTGGTTGCGCGGTGCAGCCCGGCGCAGAAGGTGCGGATCATCAAGGCGTACCAGAAGCACGGGCACACGGTCGCGATGACGGGGGACGGCGCGAACGACGCGCCCGCGATCCGGCTCGCGGACGTCGGCATCGCGCTGGGCGGCCACGGTGCCCCCGCCGCGCGCGCCGCGGCCGACCTCGTGGTGACCGACGATCGGCTGGAGACGATCATCGCGGCGCTGGTCGAGGGGCGGGCCATGTGGGCGTCGGTGCGGGAGGCGCTGGCGATCCTGCTCGGGGGGAACCTCGGCGAGATCGGGTTCAGCGTGCTGGGTGCGACGCTGACCGGCCGGTCACCGCTCGGTGCGCGGCAGTTCCTGCTGGTCAACCTGCTGACCGACCTGGCGCCGGCCCTGGCGATCGCGCTGCGGCGGCCGGAGGACGGCGCCGATCTGTTGCGGGAGGGTCCGGAGAGCTCGCTCGGCAAGCGCCTGCAGAAGGACATCGGCGTGCGTGCCGGGGTGACGACGCTGGGCGCCACGAGCGCGTGGATGCTGGCCCGGTTCACCGGCCGCAGCCGCCGGGCGAGCACGGTCGCGCTCGCCGGGCTGGTTGGTACCCAGCTGGGGCAGACCTTGCTGACGGGCGGGCTGAACCCGTCGGTGGTGGCGACGTCGCTGGGTTCGGTCGCCGTACTCGCGGCGGTCATCCAGACGCCCGGGGTGAGCCAGTTCTTCGGCTGCACGCCGCTCGGGCCGGTGGGCTGGGGGATGGCGCTGGGCAGCGCTGGCGCGGCGACGGCGGTGGGTGCACTGCTGGGCCCGAGGATCGCGGAGTGA
- a CDS encoding GntR family transcriptional regulator has product MALTELEPVSRESTAAIIARQLREAIMNGTFAPGTQLGETELAGRFQVSRGPLREAMQRLVSEGLLRSERHRGLFVIDLEPDDVHDIYSARFAIERAALIRVLRIGEAESVAARLLEAVEDMASATDADEVSAADVRFHEELVAASGSRRLGRMARTLLIETRMCLSALHRTYATNEERVTEHKRIAEAIGAADEEQAVSLLEAHMEDAVQRLAPGTSLYA; this is encoded by the coding sequence ATGGCCCTGACCGAGCTCGAACCGGTGAGCCGGGAGTCGACCGCGGCGATCATCGCCCGGCAGCTCCGCGAGGCGATCATGAACGGCACGTTCGCGCCTGGCACGCAGCTGGGTGAGACCGAGCTGGCCGGCCGGTTCCAGGTGTCCCGCGGGCCGCTGCGCGAGGCGATGCAACGGCTGGTCTCGGAGGGCCTGCTGCGCAGCGAGCGGCACCGCGGGCTGTTCGTGATCGACCTGGAACCGGACGACGTGCACGACATCTACTCCGCGCGGTTCGCCATCGAACGGGCCGCGCTGATCCGGGTGCTGCGGATCGGCGAAGCGGAATCCGTGGCCGCGCGGCTGCTGGAGGCGGTCGAGGACATGGCCTCCGCAACGGACGCGGACGAGGTGTCCGCGGCCGACGTCCGCTTCCACGAGGAGCTGGTGGCGGCCTCCGGCAGCAGGCGGCTCGGCCGGATGGCGCGCACGCTGCTGATCGAGACGCGGATGTGCCTGTCCGCGCTGCACCGGACCTACGCCACCAACGAGGAGCGGGTGACCGAGCACAAGCGGATCGCGGAAGCGATCGGCGCCGCCGACGAGGAACAGGCGGTGTCCCTGCTGGAGGCGCACATGGAGGACGCGGTGCAGCGGCTCGCCCCGGGGACCAGCCTGTACGCCTGA
- a CDS encoding maleate cis-trans isomerase family protein codes for MTTVGFIYPDHAAEDDYPFAEGLLGEQIALPVEHIYGTDLHAVPELLDLGSEQRLAEGARLLAGHQPDAVVWACTSGSFVYRWQGAHEQVEKLAAAAGRPASSTSFAFVRAARALGLKRVSVAASYPDDVAKLFVEFLAAGGIEVVAMASEGIDTAAEVGRLTPEAVVELAVAHDHPAADAVLVPDTAMRTLGVLTAIEERLGKPVLTANQVTVWEGLRLTGRVPRCEQLGRLFAESR; via the coding sequence ATGACGACCGTCGGCTTCATCTACCCGGACCACGCCGCCGAGGACGACTACCCCTTCGCCGAGGGACTGCTGGGCGAGCAGATCGCGCTGCCGGTCGAGCACATCTACGGCACCGACCTGCACGCCGTGCCCGAACTGCTCGACCTGGGCAGCGAGCAGCGGCTCGCGGAAGGCGCCCGGTTGCTGGCCGGGCACCAGCCGGACGCGGTGGTCTGGGCCTGCACCAGCGGCAGCTTCGTCTACCGCTGGCAAGGCGCGCACGAGCAGGTGGAGAAGCTGGCGGCGGCCGCGGGCAGGCCCGCGTCGAGCACCTCGTTCGCTTTCGTCCGGGCCGCGCGGGCACTCGGCCTGAAGCGGGTGTCGGTGGCCGCGAGCTACCCGGACGACGTGGCGAAACTGTTCGTGGAGTTCCTCGCCGCGGGTGGGATCGAGGTGGTGGCGATGGCGAGCGAGGGCATCGACACCGCCGCGGAGGTGGGCCGGCTGACGCCGGAGGCGGTGGTCGAGCTGGCCGTGGCGCACGACCACCCCGCAGCCGACGCCGTGCTGGTACCGGACACCGCGATGCGCACGCTCGGCGTGCTCACCGCGATCGAGGAGCGGCTGGGCAAGCCCGTGCTCACCGCGAACCAGGTGACGGTCTGGGAAGGGCTCCGGCTGACCGGCCGGGTGCCCCGGTGCGAACAGCTGGGCAGACTGTTCGCGGAAAGCAGGTGA
- a CDS encoding maleate cis-trans isomerase family protein, translating into MDFDFPVFDGPLAQRGIGVIAPFDLALERELWRWIPVEVSLHLARTPYEPVPVSMEMAQLVSNHQHLAAATRDVLHVEPEVVAYLCTSGSFVNGVDYERSLRKAICDAGAPDAVTTSGALAEVLHLLDVHRVAVITPYDADLTRSLHDFLAELNVDTVSSDHLGLGGGIWKVSYRTIAERILGADHRDAQAIFVSCTNLPTYDVIEPLEAALGKPVLTANQLTMWACLRRMELPIVGPGKWLREVS; encoded by the coding sequence TTGGATTTCGACTTCCCTGTCTTCGACGGGCCACTGGCACAGCGAGGCATCGGAGTCATCGCCCCCTTCGATCTGGCGCTGGAGCGCGAGCTCTGGCGATGGATTCCGGTGGAGGTGTCACTGCACCTGGCCCGCACCCCCTACGAGCCGGTGCCGGTGAGCATGGAGATGGCCCAGCTGGTCAGCAACCACCAGCACCTCGCAGCGGCGACCCGCGACGTCCTGCACGTGGAGCCGGAGGTGGTCGCCTACCTGTGCACCTCGGGCAGCTTCGTCAACGGCGTCGACTACGAACGGTCGCTGCGCAAGGCGATCTGCGACGCCGGCGCGCCGGACGCGGTCACGACCTCGGGCGCGCTGGCCGAGGTGCTGCACCTGCTGGACGTCCACCGGGTCGCGGTGATCACCCCGTACGACGCGGACCTGACCCGGAGCCTGCACGATTTCCTCGCCGAGCTGAACGTGGACACCGTCTCCAGCGACCACCTCGGTCTCGGCGGCGGGATCTGGAAGGTCAGCTACCGGACCATCGCCGAGCGGATCCTCGGTGCCGATCACCGCGACGCGCAGGCCATCTTCGTGAGCTGCACGAACCTGCCGACCTACGACGTGATCGAACCGCTGGAGGCCGCACTGGGCAAACCGGTGCTGACCGCGAACCAGCTGACGATGTGGGCGTGCCTGCGGCGCATGGAACTGCCGATCGTCGGGCCGGGCAAGTGGCTGCGTGAAGTGTCCTGA